The following are from one region of the Lytechinus pictus isolate F3 Inbred chromosome 4, Lp3.0, whole genome shotgun sequence genome:
- the LOC135153887 gene encoding histamine N-methyltransferase A-like, giving the protein MLVCMQGTCLNDLNYTKNFKYNRHYHYCYKKIEVTHLKGTYMSEKRNTERWTKAMREIPSLTENHDKYREVFLRVSPSFLQKGNVYGTITEYFDSHVMGTFQNATDHDSHRKRMFNVLAVGLGEGKNEFHMLQKLSSHFDSIRVTAVEPNKGMLLTFVEKLKDCDVTKAIECRPFQGTYDEFLQSTLADCKFDFITAIHSLYYTGDIKCVIESMLLCLHNTGIIYADVMSDENVLAEECMTKPWLFERSVWTPCNDIG; this is encoded by the exons ATGCTGGTTTGCATGCAGGGCACTTGTCTTAACGATCTCAACTATACGAAAAACTTCAAATACaatcgtcattatcattattgttataaaaaaattgaagtaacTCATCTTAAAGGAACATATATGTCGGAAAAGAGGAACACCGAACGATGGACCAAAGCAATGAGGGAAATTCCTTCGTTGACCGAAAACCACGACAAGTACCGTGAGGTATTTTTAAGAGTCTCTCCGAGTTTTCTCCAGAAGGGAAATGTGTATGGTACCATCACCGAATATTTTGACTCCCACGTCATGGGAACGTTCCAGAACGCCACCGATCACGACTCTCATCGGAAAAGGATGTTCAATGTGTTGGCTGTCGGTTTAGGAGAAG GTAAGAATGAATTTCACATGCTGCAGAAGCTTTCTTCTCATTTCGATTCCATCCGGGTAACAGCGGTGGAACCTAACAAAGGAATGCTCCTAACGTTCGTCGAGAAGCTCAAAGATTGTGACGTCACTAAAGCGATTGAATGCCGTCCGTTCCAGGGGACCTATGACGAGTTTCTCCAAAGCACATTGGCTGATTGCAAGTTTGATTTCATCACTGCCATTCACAGTCTGTATTACACAGGAGATATTAAATGTGTAATTGAAAGCATGCTCCTCTGTCTACACAATACGGGCATCATATACGCTGACGTTATGTCCG ATGAGAATGTCCTAGCTGAAGAATGCATGACGAAACCGTGGCTATTCGAGAGATCTGTCTGGACTCCATGCAACGACATCGGCTGA